One stretch of Pigmentiphaga aceris DNA includes these proteins:
- a CDS encoding GMC family oxidoreductase: MAYDTDVLVIGSGVMGALIAARMAKAGKSVTILEAGPRVTRAEIVEVFRNAPVKLSLTNIKLQGAGSPFPNPPHIPSTYGDYLQQTGPVSYPTKYLRVVGGTTWHFGSALWRMIPNDFKIATLYGHGRDWPMTYEELEPYYCEAEEELGVSGMDGQDESGHGGEASPPRSKPFPMKGLPIPYFQQRLAEQLLVGGYNPIYEPNGRATAAYKDRPLCSGNNNCNPVCPSGAKYDGTRHVDEAERHGARVFDNAVVYKIEADDQGKITAVRYKSPDGTDHRMTARYFVLAAYGIESPKLLLMSTSEKYPNGIANSSDQVGRNLMGHTGIAMNVMASENLWPGQGPTELLVYMNYRDGEFRKDIPSYKTKLRNTVASSGIAAGLMDKGIYGSKLDAEIRRQAARSLNFAVDFETDPLPQNRVTPSKTKKDALGIPLPEIYYSVNDYWKAGRDFAVKDLTKMASLINGQIQKMDTNPQDRQHIMGTTIMGADPKTSVVDKDGRAHDHPNLFMVGTNIMPAMGCVNPTLTGAAVTLRTAAVMLKEV, from the coding sequence ATGGCATACGACACAGACGTACTGGTAATTGGTTCCGGCGTGATGGGTGCGCTGATTGCAGCGCGCATGGCCAAGGCGGGCAAGTCCGTCACGATTCTTGAAGCCGGCCCGCGTGTGACCCGCGCCGAGATCGTCGAGGTCTTCCGCAACGCCCCGGTCAAGCTGTCGCTGACCAACATCAAGCTGCAAGGCGCGGGCTCGCCCTTCCCCAACCCGCCGCACATTCCGTCGACCTACGGCGACTATCTGCAGCAGACCGGCCCCGTGTCCTACCCCACCAAATACCTGCGGGTAGTTGGCGGTACCACCTGGCACTTCGGCTCGGCCCTGTGGCGCATGATCCCGAACGACTTCAAGATCGCCACCTTGTACGGTCACGGCCGCGACTGGCCCATGACTTATGAGGAACTGGAACCCTACTACTGCGAAGCCGAAGAAGAACTGGGCGTATCCGGCATGGACGGCCAGGACGAAAGCGGTCATGGTGGCGAGGCATCGCCGCCGCGCTCCAAGCCCTTCCCCATGAAAGGCTTGCCGATCCCTTACTTCCAGCAGCGCTTGGCCGAACAGTTGCTGGTCGGTGGCTACAACCCGATCTACGAACCCAACGGTCGTGCGACTGCGGCGTACAAGGATCGCCCGCTGTGCTCGGGCAACAACAACTGCAACCCGGTCTGTCCCAGCGGTGCCAAGTACGACGGCACCCGCCACGTGGATGAAGCAGAACGTCATGGCGCACGCGTGTTCGACAACGCCGTGGTCTACAAGATCGAGGCCGACGACCAGGGCAAGATCACCGCCGTGCGCTACAAGTCGCCGGACGGCACCGACCACCGCATGACCGCCCGCTATTTCGTGCTGGCGGCCTACGGCATCGAAAGCCCGAAACTGCTGTTGATGTCGACCTCGGAGAAGTATCCGAACGGCATCGCCAACTCGTCGGACCAGGTCGGCCGCAACCTGATGGGCCACACCGGCATCGCCATGAATGTGATGGCATCCGAGAACCTGTGGCCCGGCCAGGGACCGACCGAACTGCTGGTCTACATGAACTACCGCGACGGCGAGTTCCGCAAGGACATCCCCAGCTACAAGACCAAGCTGCGCAACACCGTGGCCAGCTCGGGCATCGCTGCCGGTCTGATGGACAAGGGCATCTACGGCTCGAAGCTCGATGCGGAAATTCGTCGGCAGGCCGCACGTTCACTGAATTTCGCGGTGGACTTCGAGACCGATCCGCTGCCGCAGAATCGCGTCACGCCCAGCAAGACCAAGAAAGATGCGCTGGGCATTCCGTTGCCGGAAATCTACTACAGCGTGAACGACTACTGGAAGGCCGGCCGTGACTTTGCGGTCAAGGACCTGACCAAGATGGCGAGCCTGATCAACGGTCAGATCCAGAAGATGGACACCAACCCGCAGGATCGCCAGCACATCATGGGCACGACCATCATGGGTGCCGATCCGAAGACCTCGGTGGTGGACAAGGACGGCCGTGCGCACGACCATCCGAACCTGTTCATGGTGGGCACCAACATCATGCCGGCCATGGGCTGTGTGAACCCGACGCTGACGGGCGCTGCGGTCACCTTGCGTACCGCAGCGGTGATGCTCAAGGAAGTCTGA
- a CDS encoding SDR family NAD(P)-dependent oxidoreductase gives MTHSTLGTALITGASSGIGAVYADRLAARGYDLILVARDREKLNALARDISNRTGRSVEVLAADLLAADGLALVEQKLQQDASITLLVNNAGVGIHTPLLQSDVAAMGRMVDLNVTAPMRLVYAAAPALVARGHGAIINISSIVSISPETLNGVYGGSKAFMLAFSQSLHHELGSKGVRVQAVLPGATATDFWATGGLPVENLPTEIVMRATDLVDAALAGFDQGEVVTIPSLHQGEQWDAFEAARLAMAPNLSRDVPAPRYRAAV, from the coding sequence ATGACACACAGCACTTTGGGTACCGCACTGATCACTGGCGCATCGTCGGGCATCGGTGCCGTTTATGCAGACCGCCTGGCCGCTCGCGGCTACGACCTGATCCTGGTGGCCCGTGATCGCGAGAAACTCAACGCGCTGGCCCGCGATATCAGCAACCGGACCGGCCGCTCGGTCGAGGTGCTGGCTGCCGACCTGCTGGCCGCCGATGGCCTGGCTCTGGTCGAACAGAAGTTGCAGCAAGACGCCAGCATCACCTTGTTGGTGAACAACGCCGGCGTGGGCATCCACACCCCGCTGCTGCAAAGCGACGTGGCTGCCATGGGCCGAATGGTTGACCTGAATGTCACGGCCCCAATGCGCCTGGTGTATGCCGCCGCACCCGCCCTCGTGGCACGTGGACATGGCGCGATCATCAACATCTCGTCGATCGTCAGCATCTCGCCGGAAACGCTGAACGGCGTGTATGGCGGCAGCAAGGCCTTCATGCTGGCCTTCAGCCAGTCGCTGCATCACGAACTGGGCAGCAAGGGCGTTCGTGTGCAAGCCGTGTTGCCCGGTGCCACCGCCACCGACTTCTGGGCCACCGGCGGCCTGCCGGTTGAAAACCTGCCGACCGAGATCGTGATGCGTGCCACCGACCTGGTCGATGCGGCGCTGGCCGGCTTCGACCAAGGTGAGGTCGTGACGATCCCGTCGCTGCACCAGGGCGAGCAGTGGGATGCCTTCGAGGCCGCTCGTCTGGCCATGGCTCCGAATCTTTCTCGCGACGTCCCGGCCCCGCGCTACCGCGCCGCTGTCTGA
- a CDS encoding SDR family oxidoreductase: MVCRICRASRAGRTPKCRRYSRLKIAPGTIATDVGGGAVRDNNDVNAYVAQDIALGRVGQPDDIGAAVAAILSDDMAWANGTTFDISGGQLL; encoded by the coding sequence ATGGTCTGCCGTATCTGCCGCGCATCGCGCGCAGGCCGTACGCCGAAATGTCGCAGATATTCGCGGCTGAAGATTGCCCCGGGCACCATTGCCACCGACGTTGGCGGCGGCGCAGTGCGCGACAACAACGACGTGAATGCGTATGTGGCACAAGACATTGCACTGGGACGCGTGGGCCAGCCAGACGACATCGGTGCTGCGGTCGCCGCGATTCTTTCCGATGACATGGCCTGGGCCAACGGCACGACCTTCGATATTTCCGGCGGACAGCTGCTGTAA
- a CDS encoding lysozyme inhibitor LprI family protein, with translation MPFPSAAHDISPMQLRHTLPALLISLAWAASPTVAQAAGMNCARAATATEKAICADPELLERDARLADTYSRMLAADASKSAAVRDAQRAWLQVRNRCGANASCLRNAYDERTATLIDQHRLAAAYQPDDTDLQAAEELKTAIAEQLKKNPEFPLENALNAFRIPDADMTAFANEPVPNSDDPAEFPRKRPKGVNEDEWRALKATDLVSESENGSSRYALIDLDGDGKRDLIIDDYIGGTGLFNYISTRRRDGGKFVDGTSVYSLNGRGANQDGTWVRLQGRVYAAYRVGYYGEDTLYLMRALKPAGKVPAVTVHYRYNLQVPKVQVSDDGKTRTTLDDKLHSALTKALPKVTVAQDRQPSMPKREPICPIPANTSEDDRDAYYGAGPGHYTIEIVADFPVQKDGVCHIGRLIDWFGGYDNKEGLAAMYSVSRPGAAENDSKTYNVTGKRTATDVSTSLKAVEGNNGI, from the coding sequence ATGCCCTTCCCTTCTGCCGCCCACGACATCTCGCCCATGCAACTTCGCCACACCCTTCCCGCGCTTTTGATCTCTCTTGCATGGGCTGCGTCGCCCACCGTGGCACAGGCTGCGGGCATGAACTGCGCACGTGCAGCAACCGCGACGGAAAAGGCAATCTGTGCCGATCCTGAACTGCTTGAACGTGACGCCCGTCTGGCCGATACGTATTCGCGCATGCTTGCCGCAGACGCGTCAAAATCTGCCGCGGTGCGCGATGCCCAACGCGCCTGGCTGCAGGTGCGCAATCGCTGCGGCGCGAACGCAAGCTGCCTGCGCAATGCCTACGACGAGCGCACGGCGACATTGATCGACCAGCATCGGCTTGCTGCGGCCTACCAGCCCGACGACACCGATCTTCAGGCTGCCGAGGAACTGAAGACCGCGATTGCCGAGCAGCTGAAAAAGAACCCGGAGTTTCCGCTGGAAAATGCCCTGAATGCGTTCCGCATTCCGGATGCCGACATGACGGCATTTGCCAACGAGCCCGTGCCGAACAGCGACGATCCGGCAGAATTTCCGCGCAAGCGACCCAAGGGCGTCAACGAAGATGAATGGCGTGCACTGAAGGCCACCGACCTGGTGAGCGAAAGTGAGAACGGCAGTTCGCGTTATGCACTGATCGACCTGGATGGCGATGGCAAACGCGACCTGATCATCGACGACTACATCGGCGGCACGGGGCTGTTCAACTACATCAGCACCCGTCGCAGAGACGGTGGCAAATTCGTTGACGGCACCTCGGTCTATTCATTGAACGGACGCGGTGCCAACCAGGACGGCACCTGGGTGCGACTGCAAGGACGCGTCTACGCAGCCTATCGCGTGGGCTACTACGGAGAAGACACGCTGTACCTGATGCGCGCATTGAAACCCGCAGGCAAGGTACCGGCCGTGACCGTGCACTACCGCTACAACCTGCAGGTTCCGAAGGTGCAGGTAAGCGATGACGGCAAGACACGCACGACGCTGGACGACAAGCTGCACAGCGCTTTGACGAAGGCCTTGCCCAAGGTCACGGTGGCCCAGGACCGTCAGCCGTCCATGCCAAAACGCGAGCCCATCTGCCCGATCCCGGCCAACACCAGCGAGGACGACCGCGACGCTTATTACGGGGCCGGCCCTGGGCACTACACCATCGAGATCGTCGCGGACTTCCCTGTGCAGAAAGATGGTGTCTGCCACATTGGTCGTCTGATCGATTGGTTCGGCGGCTACGACAACAAGGAAGGGCTGGCTGCGATGTATTCGGTCTCACGTCCAGGCGCGGCGGAAAACGATAGCAAGACCTACAACGTGACAGGAAAACGCACGGCCACCGATGTCTCCACGTCACTGAAAGCGGTAGAAGGCAACAACGGTATCTGA
- a CDS encoding SDR family oxidoreductase translates to MQLTNNTILITGGASGIGRGLAEAFHRLGNQVIIAGRRKALLDEVASANPGMDSIVLDISDAASIRGAADALIAKYPGLNVVINNAGIMPFDDAAGALDDKQAIKLVNTNLLGPVRVSAAFIEHLKRQPQATLINNSSVLAFVPLAATALYSATKAAIHSYTLSQRFALRDTSVRVLEIAPPWVDTDLVHKSGDSRAMPLDQFIAQTMDKLVSATTEVVVDAVLPMRANPGENEHALVNQFNQMLVENPIPVA, encoded by the coding sequence ATGCAACTCACCAACAACACGATTCTCATCACCGGCGGCGCGTCCGGCATCGGCCGCGGCCTGGCAGAAGCTTTTCATCGCCTGGGCAACCAGGTCATCATCGCGGGCCGCCGCAAGGCCTTGCTGGACGAGGTGGCAAGTGCCAATCCCGGCATGGACAGCATCGTGCTGGACATCAGCGACGCTGCCAGCATCCGTGGTGCGGCCGACGCGCTGATTGCCAAGTACCCAGGGCTGAACGTGGTCATCAATAACGCGGGCATCATGCCCTTCGACGATGCCGCAGGTGCGCTCGACGACAAGCAGGCGATCAAGCTGGTCAATACCAATCTGCTGGGACCGGTGCGCGTCAGTGCCGCGTTCATCGAACACCTGAAGCGTCAGCCGCAGGCCACCCTCATCAACAACAGCTCGGTGCTGGCCTTCGTGCCGCTGGCTGCTACCGCGTTGTACTCGGCAACCAAGGCCGCGATCCATTCGTACACCTTGTCGCAACGCTTCGCGCTGCGTGACACCAGTGTGCGGGTGCTTGAAATTGCACCGCCCTGGGTAGACACCGACTTGGTGCACAAGAGCGGTGATTCGCGTGCCATGCCGCTGGACCAGTTCATTGCTCAGACCATGGACAAGCTTGTGTCGGCCACCACCGAAGTCGTGGTCGATGCGGTGTTGCCCATGCGTGCCAATCCGGGTGAAAACGAACATGCGCTGGTGAATCAGTTCAACCAGATGTTGGTCGAGAATCCGATTCCCGTGGCGTGA
- a CDS encoding GlxA family transcriptional regulator has product MHRIGYVLADGFQVMALGSQAVFEFANLVVGEPWYGVQNYSANGGEVRSSLGLTVGTRQLTSRSSADTWLVGGVLDPVNVLPSKAVVDFVRRVASKARRVGGLCTGGFVLAAAGLLDGRRATTHWSYADAMQRRHPDIQVESDRIFITDGAVWTSAGMTAGLDLALGMVEKDLGAEVARSVAHRLVMNQRRAGGQSQHSEMLKLAPKSDRIQQALDYARQHLAEDLSVEQLAERVHLSPRQFSRVFTAETGQSPAKAIEALRLEAARNMIEQSRHSLETIAQETGFRDRRHLREAFIRGFGRAPQLMRRDARPSA; this is encoded by the coding sequence ATGCACCGCATCGGCTACGTGCTCGCAGATGGTTTTCAAGTCATGGCGCTGGGCTCACAAGCCGTTTTCGAGTTCGCCAACCTGGTGGTGGGCGAGCCCTGGTACGGCGTGCAGAACTACTCGGCAAACGGTGGCGAGGTTCGCTCCTCGTTGGGCCTGACAGTTGGCACACGGCAGCTCACGTCGCGCAGCAGCGCCGACACCTGGTTGGTAGGCGGAGTGCTGGACCCCGTCAACGTGCTGCCCAGCAAAGCAGTGGTGGACTTTGTGCGACGTGTGGCATCCAAGGCTCGCCGCGTGGGCGGGCTGTGCACAGGCGGCTTCGTACTGGCGGCGGCCGGCCTGCTCGACGGCCGTCGTGCCACCACCCACTGGTCCTACGCCGACGCCATGCAGCGACGCCATCCGGACATCCAGGTGGAGTCCGATCGCATCTTCATCACCGACGGCGCGGTATGGACCTCGGCGGGCATGACGGCAGGGCTGGACCTGGCACTGGGCATGGTCGAGAAAGATCTGGGGGCAGAGGTTGCCCGCTCGGTGGCACACCGACTGGTGATGAATCAACGTCGGGCAGGCGGCCAGTCTCAACACTCGGAAATGCTCAAGCTCGCGCCCAAGTCGGACCGCATCCAGCAGGCGCTGGACTACGCCCGACAACATCTGGCCGAGGATCTGAGCGTCGAACAACTGGCCGAACGGGTGCACCTGAGCCCGCGCCAGTTCAGCCGTGTGTTCACGGCTGAAACCGGTCAATCGCCGGCGAAGGCGATCGAGGCGCTACGCCTGGAAGCCGCGCGCAACATGATCGAACAAAGCCGGCATTCGCTTGAAACGATCGCCCAGGAAACCGGTTTTCGTGACCGCCGTCATCTGCGCGAGGCTTTCATTCGTGGTTTTGGCCGCGCGCCACAACTGATGCGTCGTGACGCGCGGCCAAGTGCCTGA
- a CDS encoding acyl-CoA dehydrogenase family protein, with amino-acid sequence MSTEHADSIDPTDYHALAARFRPVFDRIAQGAAQRDNERVLAYEPIAWLREARFGALRVPVELGGFGASIEDLFELFIELGEADSNLPQALRSHFGFVERLNVEIAAEHRPRWLRLIAEGAIFGNATTERGENTPGELSTTLSQTDDGWRLNGEKFYSTGSLYADWIQVAAKRDQPMPPNHQSFAIVAANAPGVELVDDWFGFGQRASASGTTRFTDVHVPADQVFSYARNTATPMTAVFQLTHLATLAGIARAILRDASAYVRARKRTFSHGAGDSAATDPLVQQVVGQLSSASFTATALVRAVARSLGDADRARIRDGRADDALLQRVELETAQAQIALADVVVGAASKLFDVGGASSLLEDIRLDRHWRNARTLTSHNPTIYKARLVGDNEINGTAPSFYWAVGAKTQGVNEPGVNQSGVHQPGVNQSSTSKHAPGVAGVQA; translated from the coding sequence ATGTCAACCGAACACGCTGATTCAATCGACCCCACCGATTACCACGCGCTGGCTGCGCGTTTCCGACCGGTCTTCGACCGCATTGCACAGGGCGCAGCCCAACGCGACAACGAGCGTGTGCTGGCGTATGAACCCATCGCCTGGTTGCGCGAAGCCCGCTTCGGCGCGTTGCGTGTACCGGTGGAACTTGGCGGCTTTGGTGCATCCATCGAAGACTTGTTCGAGCTGTTCATCGAGCTTGGTGAAGCTGACTCCAATCTGCCCCAGGCTCTGCGTTCACACTTCGGTTTTGTGGAACGATTGAATGTCGAAATCGCCGCCGAGCATCGCCCGCGCTGGCTTCGCCTGATTGCCGAGGGGGCCATCTTTGGCAACGCCACGACAGAGCGTGGCGAGAACACGCCGGGTGAACTGTCAACCACCTTGAGCCAGACCGACGATGGCTGGCGCTTGAACGGTGAGAAGTTCTACAGCACCGGTTCCTTGTACGCAGACTGGATTCAGGTCGCCGCCAAGCGCGACCAACCGATGCCGCCGAATCACCAGAGCTTTGCGATTGTGGCGGCGAATGCGCCGGGCGTGGAACTGGTGGATGACTGGTTCGGTTTCGGGCAGCGGGCCAGTGCATCGGGAACGACGCGTTTCACCGATGTGCATGTGCCGGCAGATCAAGTGTTCTCTTACGCGCGCAATACGGCCACGCCGATGACGGCAGTTTTTCAGCTGACGCATCTGGCCACGCTGGCTGGCATTGCACGCGCGATCTTGCGTGATGCAAGCGCCTATGTGCGGGCGCGCAAGCGAACCTTCAGCCATGGCGCGGGTGACTCGGCTGCCACCGATCCGCTGGTGCAGCAGGTGGTCGGCCAGTTGTCGTCGGCCTCGTTCACCGCAACGGCGCTGGTGCGTGCAGTGGCGCGCAGCCTGGGTGACGCTGACCGCGCACGCATACGTGATGGTCGCGCCGACGACGCGTTGTTGCAGCGGGTCGAACTGGAAACGGCACAAGCGCAGATTGCGCTGGCCGACGTAGTCGTGGGCGCGGCAAGCAAGCTTTTCGATGTGGGTGGGGCCTCGTCCCTGCTGGAAGACATTCGGCTTGACCGGCACTGGCGCAACGCACGCACGCTCACGTCGCACAACCCGACCATCTACAAAGCCAGACTGGTGGGTGACAACGAAATCAACGGCACTGCGCCATCGTTCTATTGGGCGGTGGGTGCGAAAACGCAGGGGGTGAATGAGCCCGGCGTAAATCAGTCCGGTGTACATCAGCCCGGTGTAAATCAGTCAAGCACGAGCAAGCACGCCCCCGGCGTTGCGGGAGTCCAGGCATGA
- a CDS encoding sugar dehydrogenase complex small subunit — protein sequence MNHLEQDMPVDPVQDPQRRLLVKGSITWGVVAAFAPMPVMQAIAAAPATSADVPAAVAAFQKASSFLTSKSVNATMATRAYEALKKRMPDIDKTVASINTLVADKQLAHMDAYLGLQDVDKGLDKQAKDIVRAMYLGVVGDDEKAELFAYEEAFMYDPTRDVLVVPTYGRGPDSWGPKPVESIVMVEK from the coding sequence ATGAATCATCTTGAACAAGACATGCCGGTCGACCCGGTGCAAGACCCGCAGCGTCGCCTGCTGGTCAAAGGCAGCATCACCTGGGGCGTCGTGGCTGCATTTGCGCCGATGCCCGTCATGCAGGCCATCGCAGCCGCGCCGGCAACTTCCGCCGATGTACCCGCAGCAGTAGCGGCGTTCCAGAAGGCATCGAGCTTCCTGACGTCGAAGTCAGTGAACGCCACGATGGCAACACGGGCCTACGAAGCGTTGAAAAAGCGCATGCCCGATATCGACAAGACGGTCGCGTCGATCAACACCCTGGTGGCAGACAAGCAACTTGCCCACATGGACGCCTACCTGGGTTTGCAAGACGTGGACAAAGGCCTGGACAAGCAGGCCAAAGACATCGTCCGTGCGATGTACCTGGGTGTGGTGGGTGACGACGAAAAAGCCGAGCTGTTCGCCTACGAAGAGGCGTTCATGTACGACCCCACGCGTGACGTGCTGGTGGTGCCGACCTACGGACGTGGCCCGGACAGCTGGGGTCCCAAGCCGGTTGAGTCAATTGTGATGGTTGAAAAGTAA
- a CDS encoding LLM class flavin-dependent oxidoreductase, producing MSIHLHWYLPTNGDSRDIVGSGDDSHRIDGVAGAFRPATLDYLKQVAGTAETLGFEAALTPTGTWCEDAWITTAALSQHARRLKFLVAFRPGFISPTLAAHQAASFQRLTEGRLLINIVTGGDPVEQRRFGDHADHAQRYARTGEFLQVFRQLGERAGSGKAVDFQGEHYQIEGANLLASPYAPPPVFFGGASPAAEQVAAQYADTYLAWGETPRQIGERFERVQGLARQHGRSLEYGIRLHVISRDTEAQAWEQAERLQSAVSPERVREALALFSRTESVGQQRMTALVSKLGADAVGRSARNLEISPNLWAGYGLVRGGAGTALVGSHAQVAERIAEYHALGLTHFILSGQPHIEEAYWFAEGAGAILRKRGLWTPA from the coding sequence ATGAGCATTCATCTGCACTGGTATCTGCCAACCAATGGCGACAGCCGCGACATCGTCGGTTCCGGTGATGACTCGCATCGCATCGATGGCGTGGCAGGGGCGTTTCGTCCAGCTACGTTGGACTATCTGAAACAGGTAGCCGGCACGGCAGAGACGCTAGGGTTCGAGGCTGCGCTGACCCCCACCGGCACGTGGTGCGAAGACGCATGGATCACGACGGCCGCGTTGTCGCAACACGCGCGCCGCCTGAAGTTCCTGGTGGCGTTTCGTCCTGGCTTCATTTCGCCAACGCTGGCTGCTCATCAGGCCGCAAGCTTTCAGCGGCTGACGGAAGGCCGTCTGCTGATCAACATCGTGACGGGTGGCGATCCGGTGGAGCAGCGTCGCTTCGGTGACCATGCCGACCACGCGCAGCGATACGCGCGCACGGGTGAATTTCTGCAGGTGTTCCGCCAATTGGGCGAGCGTGCGGGGTCAGGCAAGGCGGTGGACTTCCAAGGTGAGCATTATCAAATCGAGGGTGCAAACCTGCTTGCTTCCCCCTACGCACCGCCGCCGGTGTTCTTCGGTGGGGCAAGCCCGGCTGCCGAGCAAGTGGCCGCGCAATACGCCGACACCTACCTGGCATGGGGTGAGACGCCGAGACAGATTGGCGAACGTTTTGAGCGTGTGCAGGGCTTGGCGCGACAGCATGGTCGCAGTCTGGAATACGGCATTCGACTGCACGTCATCAGCCGCGATACGGAAGCGCAGGCCTGGGAACAAGCGGAACGTTTGCAGTCTGCGGTGTCACCCGAGCGGGTGCGCGAAGCGCTGGCGCTGTTTTCGCGGACCGAATCCGTGGGCCAGCAGCGCATGACCGCCTTGGTCAGCAAGCTCGGCGCTGATGCCGTTGGCCGCAGCGCGCGCAACCTGGAAATCTCGCCGAACCTGTGGGCGGGTTATGGACTGGTGCGTGGGGGCGCAGGCACTGCGCTGGTCGGCAGCCATGCGCAGGTTGCCGAGCGCATCGCCGAGTACCACGCGCTGGGCTTGACCCACTTCATCTTGTCGGGCCAACCGCATATCGAAGAGGCGTATTGGTTTGCCGAGGGGGCGGGAGCCATCTTGCGCAAGCGGGGGTTGTGGACGCCTGCGTGA
- a CDS encoding cytochrome c has translation MWKSKRKILEYSCLLFAVLLSPLANAASPAQPSPDDQQRILSGKYISTAADCVACHTAKGGAPYAGGYPIESPMGVIWSTNITPSKQYGIGSYTKEEFARAVREGVAKDGHHLYPAMPYTSYGQMTDQDISALYDYFMTQVKPVDVAPTQQTKLPFPFSVRTSMAGWNAIYSNAKPFVSNPQDSELINRGNYLVNALAHCAECHTPRTLLMGEDKSNPFAGAALGAWFAPNISSHKAAGIGGWADAELYAYLRTGHVAGKAQAAGPMAEAVEHSLQYLTDGDLNAIVAYLKQTKPLAVGDQQARYTFGQAASTETAMRGNAVLNVDPGWKVYSATCAACHGTKGEGTKSYPSLFNNTTTGAFTPDNLIATILYGVHRKIDGKDDIEMPGFGPQASYTERLSDQQIADVSNYVLTSFGNPQQKVTPKQIEVARQGGPESPLVAAARIGVPAAVIVLVLIVLAILVSRRRRSNNKAM, from the coding sequence ATGTGGAAGTCCAAACGGAAGATTCTCGAATATTCCTGTCTGTTGTTTGCGGTATTGCTAAGCCCGTTGGCCAATGCGGCATCGCCAGCACAACCGTCACCCGACGACCAGCAGCGGATATTGAGCGGAAAGTACATTTCCACCGCTGCGGACTGCGTGGCCTGTCATACCGCCAAGGGTGGTGCACCCTACGCCGGGGGATATCCGATTGAATCCCCGATGGGCGTGATCTGGTCGACCAACATTACCCCGTCGAAGCAATACGGTATTGGCAGCTATACCAAAGAAGAGTTTGCGCGCGCTGTACGGGAAGGCGTGGCCAAGGACGGCCACCATCTGTATCCGGCCATGCCATATACCTCTTATGGCCAGATGACCGATCAGGACATCAGCGCGTTATACGACTATTTCATGACGCAGGTAAAACCTGTGGATGTCGCACCGACCCAGCAGACGAAACTGCCGTTCCCGTTCAGCGTTCGCACGTCGATGGCCGGTTGGAATGCCATTTACAGCAATGCCAAACCGTTTGTGTCCAATCCACAGGATTCGGAACTGATCAATCGCGGTAATTATCTGGTGAATGCATTGGCCCACTGCGCCGAATGCCATACACCACGTACCTTATTGATGGGTGAAGACAAGTCGAATCCGTTTGCAGGTGCGGCACTCGGTGCCTGGTTCGCGCCAAACATCAGTTCGCACAAGGCTGCCGGTATCGGCGGCTGGGCCGACGCAGAGCTGTACGCCTATTTGCGCACCGGCCACGTGGCCGGCAAGGCGCAGGCCGCCGGCCCAATGGCCGAAGCGGTGGAACACAGCCTGCAATACCTGACCGACGGCGACTTGAACGCCATCGTGGCCTACCTGAAGCAGACCAAACCGCTGGCGGTTGGCGACCAGCAGGCGCGCTACACCTTTGGCCAGGCGGCGTCTACCGAGACTGCCATGCGCGGTAATGCGGTGCTCAACGTCGATCCGGGCTGGAAGGTGTATTCGGCCACCTGCGCGGCTTGCCATGGCACCAAGGGCGAGGGCACGAAGTCCTACCCGTCCCTGTTCAACAACACCACCACGGGTGCGTTCACGCCCGACAACCTGATCGCCACCATTCTGTATGGCGTGCATCGCAAGATCGACGGCAAGGACGACATCGAGATGCCCGGCTTTGGCCCGCAGGCGTCCTACACCGAACGCCTGAGCGATCAGCAGATCGCCGACGTGAGCAACTATGTATTGACCAGCTTCGGTAACCCGCAGCAGAAGGTCACGCCCAAACAGATTGAAGTGGCCCGCCAAGGCGGCCCGGAATCGCCTCTGGTGGCTGCAGCCCGGATCGGTGTACCCGCAGCAGTGATCGTCCTGGTGCTGATCGTGCTCGCTATCTTGGTGTCCCGTCGCCGACGCTCGAACAACAAGGCAATGTGA